From Pirellulales bacterium, one genomic window encodes:
- a CDS encoding PSP1 C-terminal domain-containing protein — MARFHLVRVGALSNVGRFASVDATRFPRGSRVIVRTARGLEVGHVLAPPGVESDAQADGSLLRGMTLEDELLDARLGRKRQAAYDACRRRLQELRFDTVLLEVEHLFDGQTLVFYFLGPQPPELQAVTSELAAAYDAEAQIGTFADVLKQGCGPGCGTEEAAGPASGRPGCGSCATGCAVAGLCATNSGARHTS, encoded by the coding sequence ATGGCCCGCTTTCATTTGGTCCGTGTCGGCGCGCTGAGCAACGTCGGCCGATTTGCCTCCGTCGATGCCACGCGTTTCCCGCGCGGCTCGCGGGTGATCGTGCGCACCGCGCGCGGGCTGGAAGTGGGCCACGTGCTCGCACCGCCGGGCGTCGAGAGCGACGCCCAGGCCGACGGCTCCCTCCTGCGGGGCATGACGCTGGAAGATGAACTGCTCGACGCTCGGCTCGGCCGCAAGCGGCAGGCGGCTTACGACGCTTGCCGCCGCCGCCTGCAAGAGCTTCGCTTCGACACGGTGCTGCTCGAGGTAGAACACTTGTTTGACGGGCAAACGCTGGTCTTCTATTTTCTGGGACCTCAGCCGCCGGAACTTCAGGCCGTGACGTCGGAGCTGGCTGCGGCCTACGACGCCGAGGCCCAGATCGGCACGTTCGCCGACGTGCTCAAGCAGGGCTGCGGTCCCGGCTGCGGCACTGAGGAGGCGGCCGGGCCCGCAAGCGGGCGCCCCGGCTGCGGCAGTTGCGCGACCGGTTGCGCCGTCGCGGGGTTATGCGCCACGAATAGCGGCGCGCGTCACACGAGTTAG